A section of the Salvelinus fontinalis isolate EN_2023a chromosome 33, ASM2944872v1, whole genome shotgun sequence genome encodes:
- the LOC129831765 gene encoding THAP domain-containing protein 5-like isoform X2, with amino-acid sequence MPKYCSAPNCKNDSGNNNSDRKSFYKFPLQDPARLEQWLKNMGREDWSPSRHQYICHEHFASSSFKLRWGIRYLENNAVPTVFQLAEKRKGEEHSESQKSKRMRHGRKQRTTSFDVGMPASDSTDSDNTVTLYEVTVNPSATEEAELLEERDVTGHTVGLLHTAPLSLLEGRSHDGAAGDFPVTVFQTVEDLGGLEEVVSGVTAAILTEGHDLGTTEDVGNFVLSPTSLVMENVSLETEEELSVSQDDHGGGAQIIAYFETIPNILSSGAAQFSIPSDTVLSSALSPTPIVSTLPIVSKHMPPSPASLILTLERLATEEGQTPEDHMEHRGSQLEEHRYNKNSLSKEQLEAIVTELQKKVKVLQQRHRRHLDKLVGLENTVNQLRQNNLLNEERVHLLERTIQTLHTA; translated from the exons ATGCCCAAGTATTGTTCTGCACCGAACTGCAAGAATGATTCTGGAAATAACAATTCTGATAGGAAAAGCTTCTACAA GTTTCCACTGCAGGATCCAGCTCGGTTAGagcagtggttgaaaaacatgGGTCGTGAGGACTGGAGCCCTTCCAGACACCAGTACATCTGTCATGAACATTTTGCATCTTCCAGCTTCAAGCTGCGTTGGGGGATTCGTTACCTGGAGAATAACGCTGTGCCCACTGTCTTCCAGCTCGCTGAG AAACGTAAAGGTGAGGAACACAGTGAGAGTCAGAAATCCAAAAGGATGCGACACGGCAGGAAGCAACGGACCACCTCTTTTGACGTTGGGATGCCAGCTAGCGACTCCACAGACAGTGACAACACAGTGACACTCTACGAGGTCACTGTTAACCCCTCAGCGACTGAAGAGGCAGAGCTGCTGGAGGAGCGGGACGTGACTGGTCACACAGTGGGCCTTCTACACACAGCACCTCTGTCACTATTAGAGGGGAGGAGCCATGACGGGGCTGCAGGAGACTTCCCTGTtactgtgttccagacagtagagGATCTGGGTGGGCTGGAAGAGGTGGTGAGTGGGGTCACAGCAGCCATCTTGACTGAGGGTCATGACCTCGGAACGACGGAAGATGTCGGCAATTTCGTGTTGTCCCCGACATCTCTGGTCATGGAGAACGTCTCTCTCGAGACGGAGGAGGAGCTGTCTGTCTCCCAGGACGACCACGGTGGTGGGGCTCAGATCATCGCCTACTTTGAGACGATCCCCAACATTCTGTCCAGCGGGGCTGCTCAGTTCAGCATCCCCTCAGACACTGTGTTGTCCTCTGCTCTCAGCCCCACACCCATCGTCTCCACACTGCCAATAGTGTCCAAGCACATGCCCCCCTCTCCTGCATCACTTATCCTCACGCTGGAGAGACTGGCGACGGAGGAAGGGCAGACTCCAGAGGACCATATGGAACATCGGGGAAGCCAACTGGAGGAACATCG CTACAATAAGAACAGCCTGAGTAAGGAGCAGCTGGAAGCCATTGTGACAGAGCTTCAGAAGAAGGTAAAGGTATTGCAGCAGCGACACAGGAGACACCTGGATAAACTGGTGGGTCTGGAAAACACCGTCAACCAGCTGAGACAGAACAACTTGCTGAATGAAGAGAGGGTTCATCTGCTGGAAAGG accatacaaacgcttcacaccgcgtag
- the LOC129831765 gene encoding THAP domain-containing protein 5-like isoform X1, with the protein MPKYCSAPNCKNDSGNNNSDRKSFYKFPLQDPARLEQWLKNMGREDWSPSRHQYICHEHFASSSFKLRWGIRYLENNAVPTVFQLAEKRKGEEHSESQKSKRMRHGRKQRTTSFDVGMPASDSTDSDNTVTLYEVTVNPSATEEAELLEERDVTGHTVGLLHTAPLSLLEGRSHDGAAGDFPVTVFQTVEDLGGLEEVVSGVTAAILTEGHDLGTTEDVGNFVLSPTSLVMENVSLETEEELSVSQDDHGGGAQIIAYFETIPNILSSGAAQFSIPSDTVLSSALSPTPIVSTLPIVSKHMPPSPASLILTLERLATEEGQTPEDHMEHRGSQLEEHRYNKNSLSKEQLEAIVTELQKKVKVLQQRHRRHLDKLVGLENTVNQLRQNNLLNEERVHLLERVCIQTSAAVSEAGETVAIIYEQDNTAYLYDGSG; encoded by the exons ATGCCCAAGTATTGTTCTGCACCGAACTGCAAGAATGATTCTGGAAATAACAATTCTGATAGGAAAAGCTTCTACAA GTTTCCACTGCAGGATCCAGCTCGGTTAGagcagtggttgaaaaacatgGGTCGTGAGGACTGGAGCCCTTCCAGACACCAGTACATCTGTCATGAACATTTTGCATCTTCCAGCTTCAAGCTGCGTTGGGGGATTCGTTACCTGGAGAATAACGCTGTGCCCACTGTCTTCCAGCTCGCTGAG AAACGTAAAGGTGAGGAACACAGTGAGAGTCAGAAATCCAAAAGGATGCGACACGGCAGGAAGCAACGGACCACCTCTTTTGACGTTGGGATGCCAGCTAGCGACTCCACAGACAGTGACAACACAGTGACACTCTACGAGGTCACTGTTAACCCCTCAGCGACTGAAGAGGCAGAGCTGCTGGAGGAGCGGGACGTGACTGGTCACACAGTGGGCCTTCTACACACAGCACCTCTGTCACTATTAGAGGGGAGGAGCCATGACGGGGCTGCAGGAGACTTCCCTGTtactgtgttccagacagtagagGATCTGGGTGGGCTGGAAGAGGTGGTGAGTGGGGTCACAGCAGCCATCTTGACTGAGGGTCATGACCTCGGAACGACGGAAGATGTCGGCAATTTCGTGTTGTCCCCGACATCTCTGGTCATGGAGAACGTCTCTCTCGAGACGGAGGAGGAGCTGTCTGTCTCCCAGGACGACCACGGTGGTGGGGCTCAGATCATCGCCTACTTTGAGACGATCCCCAACATTCTGTCCAGCGGGGCTGCTCAGTTCAGCATCCCCTCAGACACTGTGTTGTCCTCTGCTCTCAGCCCCACACCCATCGTCTCCACACTGCCAATAGTGTCCAAGCACATGCCCCCCTCTCCTGCATCACTTATCCTCACGCTGGAGAGACTGGCGACGGAGGAAGGGCAGACTCCAGAGGACCATATGGAACATCGGGGAAGCCAACTGGAGGAACATCG CTACAATAAGAACAGCCTGAGTAAGGAGCAGCTGGAAGCCATTGTGACAGAGCTTCAGAAGAAGGTAAAGGTATTGCAGCAGCGACACAGGAGACACCTGGATAAACTGGTGGGTCTGGAAAACACCGTCAACCAGCTGAGACAGAACAACTTGCTGAATGAAGAGAGGGTTCATCTGCTGGAAAGG GTGTGTATCCAGACCAGTGCTGCTGTATCGGAGGCAGGAGAGACAGTGGCCATCATCTATGAACAGGACAACACAGCGTACCTCTATGACGGATCGGGTTAA